The following proteins are encoded in a genomic region of Lactiplantibacillus plantarum:
- a CDS encoding DUF6711 family protein has protein sequence MTYSLKIGGTVVKAPQSLEVAIQDIDARASRDANGLLHRDRVAIKRKLTVKWGPLTLAENSTILKAVSGQFFSCSYLDPQEGAVVTKTFYVGDRTAPVYTLNPVTSDYIWQNVSMDFIEQ, from the coding sequence TTGACATATTCACTGAAGATTGGTGGGACAGTGGTTAAAGCACCACAGTCCCTAGAAGTTGCAATTCAAGATATCGATGCAAGAGCATCGCGTGACGCGAATGGACTTTTGCATCGAGACCGTGTCGCAATCAAACGCAAGTTAACAGTAAAATGGGGGCCGCTAACACTGGCCGAGAATAGCACAATACTAAAAGCTGTCTCTGGACAGTTTTTTTCTTGCAGTTATTTAGACCCACAAGAAGGTGCAGTAGTGACCAAAACATTTTATGTTGGTGATCGGACTGCGCCGGTTTATACACTTAATCCAGTAACATCAGATTATATTTGGCAGAATGTTTCAATGGACTTCATTGAACAGTAG
- a CDS encoding DUF1617 family protein yields the protein MTARKEVLTFKNGQLVSIGNTMAEFKLKGRASLGRTWLINRLEDLNKQFNADQLATQKNFFKTDEDGEFVYKEDKKTLILKDGYTMEEAQKEFDQLVEEPVSIEISSYSARMKALFNALEDYPYELEGQTALVYALVFEQFDKAYGKGE from the coding sequence ATGACAGCAAGAAAAGAAGTATTAACATTCAAAAATGGGCAACTAGTATCAATTGGAAACACTATGGCAGAGTTTAAGCTTAAAGGTCGAGCTTCTCTCGGGCGGACATGGTTAATTAATCGACTTGAGGACCTGAACAAGCAGTTTAATGCTGACCAATTAGCAACGCAAAAGAACTTTTTTAAAACCGATGAAGATGGGGAATTTGTCTATAAGGAAGACAAAAAGACGCTTATTCTTAAAGATGGATATACTATGGAAGAAGCTCAAAAAGAGTTTGACCAATTAGTAGAAGAACCAGTAAGTATTGAAATTAGCTCATATTCTGCACGAATGAAAGCTTTATTTAATGCACTTGAGGATTACCCGTATGAGCTGGAAGGGCAAACAGCTTTAGTATACGCATTAGTATTTGAACAGTTTGATAAAGCATATGGAAAAGGGGAATAA
- a CDS encoding LysM peptidoglycan-binding domain-containing protein, with translation MNKRKLKALILMMGAIFMAFLMINVTSQAARMDMVDVSNNNGYMSTTEYVSMRNEFGVKALTVKISEGTTFKDGYAASNIANGQAAGLYVNGYHFAHYKTKAQAIAEADFAGQAAKAARLPVGAVLATDVESAEEQGILSQAANDRNNAAFMKEIQKFGYRADIYTSGSWANNKMTIKGKTGWVAGYPYVMSGQKWYTNNNAWQWSGAARFRISYGGFDVSQLYTDYYTAGQKSTVKPTDPDAVNDNNQEANKNTSKPSNSVKWVKESKNYTLKTAVKLRTGTSTASSVIAILPAGTTVKTDQAIIQNGYRWVRQPRFNGYGYLATGPASNTLEYVKSGATHTYYTVKSGDSWWSIAQRNGLSITTLASQNGKTIYTTIYPGQRLVVR, from the coding sequence TTGAATAAACGTAAATTAAAGGCACTCATCTTAATGATGGGCGCCATTTTTATGGCCTTTTTAATGATCAACGTTACCAGTCAGGCTGCTCGTATGGATATGGTCGATGTGTCTAATAACAACGGCTACATGTCAACGACAGAGTATGTTTCGATGCGTAATGAATTTGGTGTTAAGGCCCTTACCGTAAAGATTAGTGAAGGTACAACCTTCAAAGATGGCTATGCTGCTAGCAATATCGCTAATGGTCAAGCAGCTGGCTTATACGTCAACGGCTATCACTTTGCCCATTATAAAACTAAGGCTCAAGCAATTGCCGAAGCTGACTTTGCTGGTCAGGCAGCCAAAGCGGCCAGACTACCAGTGGGCGCAGTATTGGCAACGGACGTAGAATCGGCTGAGGAACAAGGAATCTTGTCACAAGCGGCCAACGACCGCAACAATGCTGCCTTCATGAAAGAGATTCAGAAGTTTGGTTATCGGGCCGACATTTATACGTCTGGATCATGGGCTAACAACAAGATGACCATCAAGGGCAAAACAGGTTGGGTTGCTGGTTACCCCTATGTCATGTCTGGTCAGAAGTGGTATACGAATAACAATGCCTGGCAATGGTCCGGGGCAGCTCGTTTCCGGATTAGCTACGGTGGCTTTGACGTCAGTCAACTTTATACTGATTACTACACAGCTGGTCAGAAATCAACGGTCAAGCCAACCGATCCAGATGCCGTTAATGATAACAACCAGGAGGCCAACAAAAACACTTCCAAGCCATCTAATTCGGTCAAGTGGGTCAAGGAGTCAAAAAACTATACGCTCAAGACGGCGGTTAAGCTGCGCACTGGCACGTCAACGGCATCAAGTGTGATTGCTATCTTGCCAGCTGGGACTACGGTCAAAACTGACCAAGCTATCATTCAGAATGGTTATCGCTGGGTACGTCAGCCACGATTTAATGGTTATGGTTATCTAGCAACCGGCCCGGCAAGCAATACGCTGGAATACGTAAAGAGTGGTGCAACTCATACGTATTACACAGTCAAGTCTGGCGACAGCTGGTGGTCAATCGCTCAGCGCAACGGCCTAAGTA